In Taeniopygia guttata chromosome 34, bTaeGut7.mat, whole genome shotgun sequence, the DNA window ttccctgccttctCTGCCCAGGGTGGTGTTTCCACAGTGGAGGAAAACCATGAAGGAAGATGAAATAATCTTCAAGGAGCATGTTGAAAGCACAGAGCGATTCCACTTTGGGCCGCTGATGTGTGGGAAATCAAGAGAGTGGTACGTGCTCCCTGCTGGGCCCTGTACTTTTGTGACACGCCTGGGGAGACAGGCTGTCCtggtggcacagcccagggcagtcCCCGGCAGAGTCCTGGGAGACACATGGGTTTGAGGGACCACAGATGTGTGAACGTGAGCAGAAAAGAGGCAAATGAGCCttggaggagctgctctgcctgcccagtgGGTGCCTTGGTGGCCCCGTTGCTGCTGCCGGTCCAAAGGTGACTCGGGGGCAACTTCTGTCCCCCTCCACATTTCAGCTTCACCCTTTAGGAAATGAACTTTATGGTGGTTTGTGAAGTGCTTTGAGCTCTGCAGGTAGCCTGATTGAGCAATTATTCTGTAGATGGTTTTGTAAACCTTTCATTAACCTGTAATCATTAATAAGGTTTTATTATTGACCTGCCAATGGGTGTTGGGGGTAACGTACAGCAGGAATTACATTTCCCTGTAATGACATTGCATCCTCACTGCTGGGTAAAGTCTGCCTAAACACTTTGTCATTTAAGCTATTGTGTATTTCTACTTTTACTGTCACttctttttaatgacatttagTATTAAGTTCTGGCTTCCATGGGAGCTCTGGAGGGCAGGGGCTATTTTGACAACCCaagtaaatgaaataaaaatactttaaaaaacagaCAATCTTTAGCCAGACTGGTAGATGGTCTGGGATTTCTGTTTGCCTCTTTAACCCTTTTAATCCAAAGTAATGTCCACACCTGAGAGAAGGATCATTTGTTATCTTTTTGCATTGCTCTTGGGAATTGATGCTTTATGCTGCTTTCTCAGACTTTGCGCTAACCCATAAAATCCAAAGCAGTTTCATGActtttatgaaagaaattaGCTAAACTATTTTTTCAAAAGCCTTTCCTTATACCCTGCAGGGAAGGCCCCCcaagaaagaaggggaaagaacCCATGTGCCTGGTGTAGTGTTATTTTTCTAGGCACCTTTGAATTTACATTGTATTAAAAACTCTTGCAGTGGCCTGAGCATCATCAGGCttctgggctggggaaggcatcAGAGTAAGGCAAGGACGAGCACACGGCCATGCCCCTGACTGGGATCCATTTCTCACTTTTGTTTGTTAGAGCAGGGTCTTGCAGCATCACTTCCTCGGGTGCACACGGTGCTCTCCTTGTGTGTGGCAAAGGCAGCAgtctgctctgcagccttttccccttttgtggACAGGTACAAGGCCCAGAACTGTCCTGGCAACGCAGAGAATATAACCATCCTCAACAGCTGCCCCATGGATGTAGAGGTCCAGTTCTCCTTTGAGAATGCTGGGGAAGCAGAGACGTTCCTTTTGGACCCTCCCAGCATGGCGCTGAAACCAAAGCAGAAGCAGGTAGgagaggggcaggcagagcagggacgcAGAagtgcccaggggctgctcctcctgctctcacacagagctctttctgtttcttcctgtgGGGCCGTGTCCAGGAGCTGACCATTTGGGCATACCCCACTTCCCCTGGCTTCCTGCAAGACAAACTCATCTGCAGCGTTGGGAAGAACCCGGAGCCAGTGGTcttcagcctgtgctgccttGGGGTGCGCATgaagctggagctcagcccccTGGGGCTGTCTTTTAACAAGCAGTTTCTGCACAGGTCAGTCATCCCACAAGCACTCCAAGTCTTGTGACAAAGAGAAAACGTTTGACTCTGGTTTCCAGGGCAtggatggagctgctccaagtTGCATTCAGTGGCCAGGCTGGTGTGGCCATCCAGCAGCTGATGCCAAGTGCCTTCCTgtctctgcagcactgacagcaggaCCTTGGCTCTGAGAAACGACACCCTGCTGCCCGTGGCCTGGCAGCTCAGTGGGCTGGATGACCTTGCTGAGAACTTCTCCTTGTCACAAGATAACGGCGCCATTGATCCCCGCTCAGAGTTTGAAGTGACAGCGCATTTCAGGGCCGGGCAGATGGGCAGCATTGAGAAGACTCTCCAGCTAGAGGTGAGaggggctgtgtgctgctgggggcaggggcaggaagaGCTGCACCTGACAGACACAAGGGTGCTGTGACCCCAACTTCTGCCTCTACACAGCGTTTGCCAGAACGTGCAGTGCATCCACGTCCCCCCAGATAACCAGACACTGCACCCTGAGCCTGTACCACAACCTTGTCCCTGTGGGTGCTTGGAGGTTGTTGTTTGCTTGTACAGACTGCAGCGTGGGCTCTACATTGGACTTTGTCTGAAGCTCTTCCACAGTGCAACAACTCTCCCCCTGGGATTTTGTTCCCCATGGTTTAGGTGTGCATTTCAGAGAAGGTGCTAAGCAATTGGAGAGGGTTGTCAATGCCACCTGCTCTAAGACACCTCACACTTCTTGTGGTTGTTCTTACATCTCTGTGCCTCTCCAAGAGAGCATTCCCTGCTGAAGAGTGCAGAGTTGGGCTGATAGGGTTTTTTACTGTGGCAGAATCCCACTGGGGCAGCCCATGAGATGAACAGGTTAGCAAAGTTCGGGCGTCCTCCAACGCTTATGAAGCCAGGGAGACCACAGGGGAAGCAGCCAGCAGAGACAAGGACTTACAAGCTGTCTACCAAAAGAACAATCTGAGCAGTGTTTGTTCCTTGCTGCCTCAGGTTTCAGATCCAGAAAACATCCTGGGGATTGTTCAGGCCGAAAACATCAAAATCTCCGCAGAGGTCTATAACATTTCTCTGAGCTTTGACATGCCTGAAGGTCAGTGGATGCCTCCTAAACAAAGCAGTGCAGGTGCACTGCATTACCTTTGGGTGACCaaagcactgggatgggatgggatgggatgggatgggatgggatgggatgggatgggatgggatgggatgggatgggatgggatgggatgggatgggatgggatgggatgggatgggatgggatgggatgggatgggatgggatgggatgggatgggatgggatgggatgggatgggatgggatgggatgggatgggatgggacgggacAGCATGCAAGGATGGCGTGGATGCATAAAGCATATACCCTGCAAGCTGTGTGGAATAAAGCATCGTCAGGGCACTGACAGCCTTAAGTCTCTTTCCTCTGACCTTTGAAGTGTGCAGCTTCATGAGCAGATTGGATCTGGGGGCTCTGAAACAGCAGTGACGTGAACAGGCAGTTGGCAATCCCCACAGGCTCAGCACAGCATATGAAGTAATTGGATTTGTGCTTGGAAGTGGGGAAATGGGAGCTGAGCTCCTTAGCTACTAAGCCTGTAGATATTTTGAGTGAGAAGAGAAAGGGCAGACAAGTAGCTGGAAAACACCTTCAAGAATGGAAACTTACTGGAAAGGGTTTTGTGCCAAGACCTCCATGTAGCTTGTGACCTGGTGTattctgcagcagctcacaAATACCGTGTTTGACCTCGCTCTGTGGGTTTTCCGCAGGTCCAGGTGGAAGTTTGGAATTTGGAACCATTAATGTCCTCGATAATGCGAAGCACGTCCTGAGTCTACAGAACAAAGGGGCATACAACATTGAGTACAGGTAAGCCCAGCTGCCTGGTAGTGAGCATTTCCTCAGATTCCCAGGCCTGAATTCTCCCTCTGTCAATGGCTAGAACCTGTTTCCATGCTGGCTACCTCATGGTAAGTACAAACCCTGGGCTCTCTAATATCAGTTATTTCACCAGAGAATCCAGCCACAACCCAACAGTtcttcagagctcagctggagcCCAAAGGAGAGCCCCAAAATTTCAGCCACTGAAATGCTGAGATTCATTGCCTTTCTTTGATGGtcacctcctttctctttctgagACTCTGTaaagaaatgaatgaaaacTTTCAGTGTTGAGCTTTCTTGCAGTAACCTCATGATTGTCTGCACTCTCTGTCAAGATCCAGGATTCCCTGAgcagagcttttccttttttctggtCCTATGCAAagtccaggctgtgctggtggcaccaaTACTTTTAGCTGCAGAGatctccatcccttccctttctccccagTTTCACGCTGGGCGGTGCAGGTCCCAGGATGCGAGACGTGGCCTCCCACTTCACTGTTGAGCCTAAGTCGGGCATGCTGACTGCCTCCCAGCCTGGCGTGGATGTTGAGATGCTCTTCCACCCCACAAGAGAAATTCTCCTCAAGGACAAACCCATCCTGTACTGTCAGGTGAGCTGCCTGGGCCAGGCTGCGTTATCACATGGTGTTTTGGGAGCGTAAACAGGATAGGTGCCCGTGAGTTTGTGGGCCCCAAGTTGGTCAACTCcctgagggctcccctggcaggggagaccctcctggaACAGTTCTATGTCAGGAATGAGAGACACATTGGACTTCTTTGGTCTTCAGgttcttgttttattgttatcttaccaaaacttcagcacactgtctgtgcccagaccttgcatgcgtgaaaacagcacaaaaatggccaacaacctCGTGCTGCAAGgtttttttaagtctaatcaaaaactaaactacccaattaagaagttacgttttttccctttctaacccaataactgacccctaacGACCcgcaatgcagatttttctacctaattacaagataccacctaaacccaagaagaaagaggaagaagaagaaagaagaaaggaactcaagacaacaccctatatccttcatcttgaacccatctataacatactaaaaatggtaaaacctaaatttctcccCTATGTGACATACTAAAGTACTCTCTACAATCTGTTTCACAGTTTTTTGGTCtctagtttaccttgaggctttggaagttttctccatgaatgagggtcaaagtcagtgttttcctgggagtcagagcactccagagcagacaggggGATAttccctgggttcccacaggtGTCTAATGGAAGGAGGGCTTTGACTGGAGAATCCTCTCTCCTACACATACAAACAGTCTTTCAAAACCATTTGGGAGGCTTCCTAAGTGGAGCTGAGAATTCCTAAGTGGACTCTGGAGGAGGTGCCTAAAATGGGAGGGGTAAACTGGAGGCCTGGGGTggaggctgggggctggggtggAGGCTGGCCTCTTTGCTTTGGTCACCTCCCTTCCTGTGCACGCAGGTGAGAGATGCCAGCTCCGGTGAAGGAAGCGAGCTTGTCGGCAACATCCCGTTGAGGGTGTCGGCAAAAGCCGAGTACAGCAAGTGCAGCGTTGAGCCTGCCTCACCCATCAACTTCGGAGCCATGGTCAAGGGCTCCAGGAAGACCCTGACGGTCGTGCTGGACAACAAAGGCACACTCAACTTCAAATTCTGCATCCGCCAAGCACCCGAGGAGGAATCAGCCTTGGAAAGCAAAAGGTAGGAGAAGCCCTGCACCACCCTTCCTGTGTGAGGAGGCAGCGCCCCACAGCTGGTGAGGGGCAGGCAGCCAGGAGACCTGGGCTATTGTCCATCTGCATCCCTGGTCTGGGGAGAGGGAGCAAAACAGCACCTCGGTACCCCACGTGTAGTGTGAAGCTGGTGATAGAGCTGCTCTGTCcggcactgggagctgcaggttgCTCTCTGGGAGCCATCAGGAGGAAGGCTTTCCTCTCTGAGGAGGAAGGCCAGCCTCAGCCTCAGAGGAAGGCAGGGCAGCTCAGCATGACAGATAcctctgctttctcctctcAGTTTACAGCAAGGGGAATCTGCAAAGTGCtcactgagaaggaaatcaagtTCCTCGACACAGGTGGGTgactcctgctccccagcagtgctgctgcaggggatgtgagaagatgctgctgtgcccgggctgggggctCATCGCCACAGGGTGGGACATGGTCTGCAGGATGGAGTCCAGTGTCTGCTCAGTCCCCCTGGCAGTCCTGTACTCTGCCTCTgacctggagctgtggggtcaACAGAGGGGAGCAGGTCCTGTGTTTGCTAGCTGTGAGGCAGCGTAGGTCTGTGCACACCACAGAAGCAAAAACATCCCCCACTGAACTCCTGGTCCACAGAGCTCAGACaacattgctttttcttcttcccatttccctcccatCATTTCTCACAGctatttctgctctctgctaTTTCTGTTACCTCTGGAGGATCACAGCTACCACCTTCAGTCTTCACACTCAAactcctttctctctgccacTTGGGACAGGCTTGCAGCTCCTCTTGGCTTGTTGCTCTCAGCTTGGGGCTGCCTTTGGGCCATGGAGTtatccttccctgccctgggactggGTGCTTGGGCCCAGCTGGAGGTCAAGGCAGGACATATTCCTTGCTGGGGTGCTCAAGGCACAGCCATTAGccatcagcctctcctggaACTTTTCCTGCAGAGTCGCCTCAGTGTTGGCATGTTCACGGTGTCCCCCTGCTCCGGTTCCATCAGTCCCGGGGGCCAGCAGAAGATCTCAGTGGAATGCCTTGCCAGGCAGGAGGGGGCGTGTGAGAAGCAGCTCTACGTTGACATCACGGGCAGAGACCCCAAGGACAATCCCCTCGGCATTCCCTTTACCCTGATTGCCAAGTCCTGCCTCCCAGGTACCTACTGCCCACAGTGCCCTTGGTCACACCTGCTGCTGATCAGCACCTGAACTTGCTGCTTGGACAGAGAGCCATGCTAGGCCTGGGTTCCCTCCTTAAAATCCTCAGAGGTTCCAGCCCTCTTCGAGTCCACCAGTGGACTCATCCCTCCCAGCTGAGAGGGATGCATGGAAGgataaaaggaaagcaatgcTCTCTAAGGCTGAGTTTGACTGAGCTCCATCCTCAGCCAGCTCCCCCACCCAAGGCTGGGTTTAGCAGTCACCCGGGCAGAAAGGGCTTATCAAGCCTTCTGAGAGGCCAGCAGGGCCCAGATAAACACATCAGGGAGGCTTCTCCGTGCTCATCCCTCTGGTGTGTCCACAGCACTTGTTCAGGACGTCACATCAATCTTTGAGGACTTCCcgatctgcagcagcagcgacCTCGTCCAGAAGATGCAGTCGGTGAAAGGCGCCGGCCTGTTCGTCACAGATGAGAACAGATTCCTCTTCAGCAATATTCAGGTTGGGCGAGAGGCTGAAGCTCATTTCAGTATCTACAACGCACGCCATCTGCCATGTGACGTGGTCCTCTCCATCAAACCGCTGTCTGGAGAGGTAAGAACAGGAGGCCAAGGTGGAACAGAAGGCCAAGGAGGTGGTTGCCCTCTAAGGGCCGTTTGAGAGCCTGTTTTGTTCTCCGGGTGCATTGATCCTGTGGCCCAGACAAGGCTAGCTCAGTGCAGGTCAAAGTGCAGGGGAGGGCAGCAGAACCAGGGAGCAGTTGTGTGGAATTCTGCATGTCTTGGTTTTGGCTCACACCTCTGGGTCTTAGGTGGGAGAAGTGAATCCTTCTGAACCTCTCTGggaagcacacacagagagggGATGTTATGACCTGACGTGCCAGGGCTCAAAGAAGAGCATTTTCTCAGTTATGAATTGACATGCCAGAACTCCGAGCAGAGCATTTTCTCAGGCtccctggcttttccttttccttgaagGCCAGTTCTAGGTCATTTGCAGGGTTTTCCATGCAATGCCCACCTCCCAGAtaggctggggcagctgccagccctcaAAACACACAGTGCTTCAGCACAAAGTCGGCATtccctgggagggagggagcctgcccagggaagcaggaaggaagaCACAGTGTCTGGGACTGCTCTCATTAATGCGTGTATGGATAAAACTGCGTCATGTTGAAAGGTGTTTCCTCCTAACACTGCTCTCTGGGTTCCCTCAAGGAAAAAAGCCCTATCGAAAACATTTTCAAGTTGTATCCAGTCAAGATGTCCATTCCCGGCTCATCCTATGCCATTGCTACGGTGACCTTCACCCCACCAGAGGAGCAGAACTACAACTGCACTTTCAAGGCTTCTCTTGTCATCCCAAAAGGGTAACTGACCCTGTGAAATACTGGGGGAGGCCTCACTGATAGCTGCCTCTCCCCTGGGAAGGCACAGACCTCTTGTTAGCGCTAATGCTGTCAGTAGCCTTAGGCAGAGTACTTGGCATGAGATGATCTGGGAGCCAATAGCCCTTAGAGCAGGAGAATGAGGCTGATGGTTTAGCCTGTGTGAGGAACTGTGAAGACAGGGAAATAGTACAGGTGGCCAACCGCAAGTTACtgagatgtgctgcagctgagctgggggtTTCCAACGACAAAGGCTTAGATGAAGCAGTTTCTGTGCCAGCAAGTCAGCAGTCAcgttttctctttgtttctgtaaaattaAGTGATCCTGTGTGACCCCCTGGCATTCATTAAGCTATTTTATGTGAGTATTTGCAGCTGGTATGAAAGAGGAGCCCAGT includes these proteins:
- the LOC140681311 gene encoding hydrocephalus-inducing protein-like, with protein sequence MFTVSPCSGSISPGGQQKISVECLARQEGACEKQLYVDITGRDPKDNPLGIPFTLIAKSCLPALVQDVTSIFEDFPICSSSDLVQKMQSVKGAGLFVTDENRFLFSNIQVGREAEAHFSIYNARHLPCDVVLSIKPLSGEEKSPIENIFKLYPVKMSIPGSSYAIATVTFTPPEEQNYNCTFKASLVIPKG